ACCAGAAAAGAAATTCTGTAAGAAGTTGTATACAACATAAACAATACAATACCTAGAGATATAAGCACGATTCCTGCAATGTCAAACGAGCCCTTTGAAATGACTTCCTTTTTCAATAATTTTATCAGGAAGGGAACAGTTACAAACGTTAAAACAGGAAGAAGCAGTAAATAAGCCAATGAATATAATGAGCAATCACCCCACCAATAGCCGGTCCTATCCCTTCACCCATTGCTACGATAGACCCGATGAGGCCATATGCCTTTCCCCTGTTTTCTTTTGGGATATAGCGAGCAACTACGACCATCACAAGTGAAGGAAATGCAGCTGCACCAATCCCTTGTATAAATCGCCCCAAGATAAGTGTTGGAAAAAAAGTATGTCCCACAAATCCAATTAATGATCCTATGCAATTCACTATGATTCCAAACAGGAGCAACCTTTTAATACCTAACTGATCAGATAGCTTTCCGTATATAGCTGTTCCTATAGAAAAACTTAGCATAAAGGCAGTATTCACCCAATTTGTAATGGCTGGTGTCTTATTGAATTCATCAGCAATATCAGGTAAAGAGATATTAAGAACCATTTCATTTAACACACTAAAAAACGAAAGAACACAAAGCCACATTAAAATTTGGTTATAGCTCAAAACGGACTGTGAATAAGGGGTTTTCACTTTTGACCCTCCAGAAACAAGATACATTCAAGACATGAGTGTATCCTTGCTCCATATCATTGGAGGTTTAATATCAGCGCCTATTTCCATACGAGAAAATGTAATGATCTTTTGGTCACCATCCCAGCCCCCTATGATTACAATATAGAGCGTATATCGCTCTTGTGGTCCCCTCTTCCAAAACCAGCAGACGCGCCTTTATGTCCATTACACTGCTACCTGTTCTTATCTCCAGTCCTTCATGTTGGACCACATCATTGCTCAGTAGAATAATTGTACAGTATTGGTAATAGCGTTTTGATATCGGGTAACAAAGCGTTCAGCTTCTTTATTACCTGTCGTTTTCCGTATACTGTACAGATCAGAACAATGAACGATAAAAGCGGATACAACTATTGTGCAACAATAGCGGAATTAGACGGTTGCCAAAGTGACACTGAACTTTTACAGATGTTTATGATGGTGTACGTGAAGCCAAGGAGAAGAATATGGGGGCGATATTCCTGTGCCAGTAGGATAAGACAAGAACCTAATTAAGCGTACAATCGCAGCACGTTAGATACATTTAAACTAATCAGGAAATTATCCAAGTAGGAGGGAATAACCATGGCATTTGAAGGTTATAGAGAAGACAAGCGAGGACAATGGTTTGACTGGCCATTCCCCTTGTCGGTATCAATACTGTATGTGGATGCGGATGTAGATGAAACAGAAACGAAATGGTACCTCATTATCGAACAAGAAAAACATTTGATCCGAATTAGGGATGAAAAGCAAATTGAACTGCTTCATCACTGCATGTATGGAATTTTGTTAAATGACGAGAATATCAACTGGATTATTGATAAAAATGGCGGTAGATTTACCTATCACGACAGTGTGCAAGATTTCATCAAATTCCAGAAAGAATACCTGGATATATTTTAAAAACCGTGAACAATTAAAAGCTCTGCCGACCAATTAAGGTAACAGAGCTTTTCGATTTATTTAGAGTATTCACTTACTTAAATACACTTTTGGAATCAAGCCGACTTTAGAGCAGTGGAAAAGGCTACGATCCGGCGTGGATCAATCGTTTTCAAGCGGTTTGCCGACCGTTAATAGCAGTTTCACAGTCTTAACTTTCACACGCTAGGTACTAACTTCTCCATATGTATTAGTTGTGATTTCGTACTGGCAAGGTCATTATTGTGAGTTATTGGTACTTTTTGGGCAATTAGTTAAAGCTAAAGCTCACGTATCGTCACAATACATGTATGGGCTTTAGCTAGATTTTTTAGAACCCCCACCGTTGTCGTGAAATTCACTATTCTGTACCGTTACGTCGGAAAATCCTTTTATATGGAGCCCTATATTTGTATTTTTAATCTCTATGTTCTTTCTCAAAGAGTACCTTATCGTTCACATAGCTACTACCTTCCAACAGAATACCATAATTTGTAATTCTAACATAACTTGGCACTTTATCAGGCTCGGTTGTTGCTACACCATGCACTGTTAAATTTTTAATAATTACATTCAATGCCCGGTTTGAATTGTTCGAAGTTAAAGCTCCATTATCCCTAGTTAGCATCAATTTGCAGCACTGTAGCCTCCTTACCTACTGTGGTAAAAGTAACATTACTCTTTAGATATATTGGTTTTTTGATGCTGTAATTACATTTGTTTACTTCAACCTTCATCCTACCATCTCTTTGAGAATTTTATCTAACAGAAGCCTGATAAGCCAGCAGTGGTCTTGACTCGCTACTGAAAAGATAAAATGAAATACAATAAGCGCAAAACTATTATGGCAGGAATCCACCAAGTATTTGCCGAAAGAGATGCGAATACGGTGGCTATTGCCAAATAGCTTATGCGCTCGATGGGCTCAACTATTGAATATCCATGAGTGAAGTGATATTTTCCAACAGTTCTTTTTACAAACTAAACCCAAAGTGATTTAGTGATGATAACTAAGAGAATAAAGAGCACTAAAATTGCCGCTGTAGAAGTCCATACACCGCCGCCACCTGTATTTTCATAGGCACCCATCTCTTTTAACCTCCTTTATTTGTCGTTACCTTAATATATGTTTAAATACGTTCTATGATAGGGCATGCAGGTAAATAAAAATAACACTAGACTATAAGCTGCTTTCGGTATTCTTTCGGAGGCAACTTATTTAACTTTCGTTGTGATCGACTTTGATTATAAAATCGAATATAGTAGCCAGTTATGTGAGTCCTTCATTACTTGTAATTAAAGGAGATGGGAAGATATCTTTCGAATACATCGCTTTAAACATCAATATATCGGTCTATATATCCTGTCCGTATCTGTATCAATCACGAAACCAACCTCTGTGTCATCTTCAAAACGTAATCGATCAAAATTATGAAGTCGACAAAATATATCAGGTAAATCTCTAATATTAAGACTCAGCATTTTTGCTTGTATATACTTTTGATATAGTTCTTCTTGTGTGCATAGGGGACCAGTAATCAAATTCTGAAAAAAGAAACCTTCAATTTTAATAATCATAATATCACCACTGGTGGTAACCATTCTCTTATAAATTTAAAATACTTACATAACAATAACTCAACTAAAGCACATGTTAAGTTAACCTTTGTGAACAAGTTAAAGCTCCCTTGCTATCACATTTACTTATGATAGCTTCTATTTTTCCATTAATTCATTAAATATATCTCTATCTTTGGAAGTAAAGTCAGAAATCAGTTTCTTTTGTTCGTATGTGTTGGTACTTGAATCCAATTTAATGAAGCTATTTTCACCAACCACATATACGATATTTTTTTCTATTTTATAAGACAGAACGTTATCAATCACTGAATTAGGAGCTTCAATTTGATGAGTGTATAGTATTGGAGGATCACCCGATCCTCCTCCCCTGTAAATCTGAAAAGTCCCATCTCCAAAAAACTCTAACGTATCTTTGCCATATGGGTACTTCCTTATCGTATCGTCTCCAGAATTCGCTAGAAAAATTATAGTAGTAGTTATAACTAGTAGAGAGATCAAGATGTAAATCTTGTATCTGCGTTTCATCTGCAATTCACACCTCACTTCCAAGCCTTTTTTGTATCAGTTACTGTAACATAAGATGTATACTCATTGAGTGTTCCCCATGATTCCATTAAATTTGTTAGATTGGCCGCAGCCCAACCGAGTTTGTTGTCCCCAGTAAACATTTGTTTAAAATTATATTCAAAATTATATTTATCATAATATATTGTAGTAATTTCCCATTGTCCTTTTACATATGTTCCATCTATTTTGTACTTCATTTTGTGAAAAGCGTTATACAAATCTCTGTCACTTTCAATTGCAATAGACCCATCACTTGAAAAACTTTTAACTTTTTTGTCGTTAGCTTTTTGTACTGCTTTATCAATTACATACATATTATGTTCTTTGGATTTTTTAATTTGCTGCGCCTCATACGACCACTCGTTAAAGTGTAAATGTCCTGGTTTGTAATCAAGTGAATGTTGAAGTAAATTGGCTGTGATGTCTCCGTACTTCTTTCGAGCTATAGGAACAGCTACTAATGTAAATGCTTTACGATCAGGATAATGTATTACAGTATCTGTCGAATCTTTTACCTTCTCTACGCCTCGTACCCAAGTCTTTTCTAGTTCTACCATAGGATTTTCAAACGGAAAAGTAATATTTCCTGCATACACTAACATATTCTTACTATATGCACCTTCCAGTACTTTTTGCGAGACATCAGACTGATCCTTTTCTCTTGTTTCCTTAGGTTCTAACTGAGGACTGTATTGAATTTTTCCCAATTGATCTTCTTTTTGTTTTAGAACGAGTTCAAACTCAAGGATCTCTTTGCTGGTATCAATCTGTTCTTGATACTTTACTACATAAGCGTGTGTAAACGTAATATCTCGGATTGTGTTTTCATTTCTAACGATTTGGATATTACATTTGCGATAGTAATCCTCACTATCAGGTTTATATTCTGTATTTGCCCATGTATACAGCATGTTGGAATTATCCGCATTGTCTATAACTGAAGGAAGCGAATGAAGCGGAATTTTGCTTCCAATATGTAGCGAATGAGCCAAGTTTGGAGACTTAGCTGAAAGGTTTATGGAACTATTATTCTTATAAGTAAAGCCAGTGATTTCACCTTTTACAAACTCAATTGGCTCACCACCGGATTTGCGTTCTATTCTTAATGAAATACTCATTAAAATAATCTCCTTTGTTAAATTAATCTGGTTTTGCAGGAAAAATTTATGAAGACTAATTTCCAAATATTAATATATACGAAAAATATTAAATAGTAAACATATTTTCAACGTGATAAAGGACATCAATTGAGTTTCGTAACCTCGGCAAATTATATGAAGAAGCTAAAACGAAATATAATTCAGCCTAACACAGACCTGTTAGAAACGTTAAAAGCTCTGCCGACCAATTAAGGTTAGCAGAGCTTTTTATTTATTTAGAGTATTCACTTACTTCAAACGTTAGGATACGATCATATAGCATGTAATCCTTACGGCTACTGAATGGGCCTTTATTGTTATCGTGCTTATTGATAGCATATGATGCTGATCCAGAACCAGCCTGCTTGCTTTCGTACCAGGCAATAAAGTCATTGACTTCTTTCATGCTTAGGTCGAATTCCTTTTCCAAACCAGTTGTCATGGTAACTACCAGAATTGTACGATCCCCGTTTGGAGTCGGTTC
The Paenibacillus peoriae DNA segment above includes these coding regions:
- a CDS encoding sporulation protein YjcZ, with translation MGAYENTGGGGVWTSTAAILVLFILLVIITKSLWV
- a CDS encoding IS3 family transposase, which gives rise to MTGYYIRFYNQSRSQRKLNKLPPKEYRKQLIV